A part of Helicobacter himalayensis genomic DNA contains:
- the ftsY gene encoding signal recognition particle-docking protein FtsY yields MFSLLSNTMKKTTSNITSLLGGKKEKISKEQLEEVLIESDMDYDLLEKLLDSLPSNISREQLESALLNLLTLKETQHNAQDSQNDSAPNDTSAQNTLQVKLIIGVNGAGKTTTIAKLAHFYKSQGKKVLLGAGDTFRAAAIEQIKSWGQKLEIPVIATQHGHDSSALAFDAITHACAKKYDMLLLDTAGRLHTQTNLTNELLKIIRVSQKALDSQNTNTKIAKYLVLDGTQGNSSVNQAKYFTEHCEFQISQNSAQDGIIVTKLDGTSKGGAIFSVVSELKLPVLFLGVGERAQDLVHFNPKEFVKTLLDSIFTTESKS; encoded by the coding sequence ATGTTTTCACTCCTTAGCAATACGATGAAAAAAACCACGAGCAATATCACTTCCTTACTCGGTGGCAAGAAAGAAAAAATCTCAAAAGAACAGCTAGAGGAAGTTTTAATTGAATCTGATATGGATTATGATCTTCTTGAAAAGCTTTTAGATTCCCTACCAAGCAACATTTCACGCGAGCAGTTAGAATCTGCATTACTCAATTTACTTACGTTAAAAGAGACGCAACATAACGCGCAAGATTCCCAAAATGATAGCGCGCCAAATGACACAAGCGCGCAAAATACACTTCAAGTAAAACTCATCATCGGCGTAAATGGCGCGGGTAAAACAACCACCATTGCTAAACTTGCGCATTTCTACAAATCACAAGGCAAAAAGGTGCTTTTGGGTGCTGGGGACACATTCCGCGCAGCCGCGATTGAACAAATCAAATCGTGGGGACAAAAGCTAGAAATCCCAGTCATCGCCACGCAGCACGGGCACGATTCTAGCGCGCTTGCCTTTGATGCGATAACACACGCTTGCGCGAAAAAATACGATATGCTCTTGCTTGATACCGCTGGACGCTTGCATACGCAGACAAACCTCACAAATGAGCTTTTGAAAATTATCCGCGTAAGCCAAAAAGCCCTAGATTCTCAAAATACAAACACAAAAATCGCCAAATATCTCGTGCTTGATGGCACACAAGGCAACTCAAGTGTGAATCAAGCAAAATATTTTACCGAGCATTGCGAGTTTCAAATTAGCCAAAATAGCGCGCAAGATGGAATCATCGTCACCAAGCTTGATGGCACAAGCAAGGGTGGAGCAATTTTTAGCGTTGTGAGCGAGCTAAAACTTCCTGTGCTATTTTTGGGCGTTGGCGAGCGCGCGCAAGATCTAGTGCATTTCAACCCAAAAGAATTTGTCAAAACACTGCTAGATTCTATTTTCACCACAGAATCTAAGAGTTAA
- the radA gene encoding DNA repair protein RadA, which produces MAKTKVLFECQHCGFQSSKWLGKCTNCGAWESFMELKDEQIKVLKSLQSTQTQLQKATPITEIQSQDLQKFTSFESELDIVLGGGIVSGGLYLIGGSPGVGKSTLLLKISGNIAKNARKKVLYVSGEESPSQIKQRASRLECVDSNLYLLNEINLEQIRANLLQESFSMCVIDSIQTLYAPDISSAPGSVTQVREITFSLMRLAKERNIAIFIIGHITKEGSIAGPRVLEHMVDCVLYFEGDPSRELRILRGFKNRFGATSEIGIFELKENGLISAKNASKLFFSQRQSRAGSAISVILEGSRALVIEIQALVSESSFGNPKRSCTGFDTNRLNMLLALLERKMEIPLNRYDVFINVTGGIKINETSADLAVIASIISSFRNRALSNKTAFIGEVSLIGDIRETHNIDTRLKELESYGFEKVVLPKKPTQKMQIKCFEATEVNQIVEWM; this is translated from the coding sequence ATGGCAAAGACAAAAGTGCTTTTTGAATGCCAACACTGCGGATTCCAAAGCTCAAAATGGCTAGGAAAATGCACCAATTGTGGCGCGTGGGAATCTTTTATGGAATTAAAAGATGAACAAATAAAAGTACTTAAATCCCTGCAAAGCACGCAAACACAACTTCAAAAAGCCACACCAATCACAGAGATTCAATCCCAAGATTTACAAAAATTCACTTCCTTTGAAAGTGAGCTTGACATCGTGCTAGGTGGGGGCATTGTGAGCGGTGGGCTGTATCTTATCGGCGGAAGTCCGGGCGTTGGGAAATCTACACTATTGCTTAAAATTAGCGGAAATATCGCTAAAAATGCGCGCAAAAAAGTGCTCTATGTAAGCGGAGAAGAAAGCCCAAGTCAAATAAAACAGCGTGCCAGCAGGCTTGAATGCGTGGATTCTAACCTTTATCTTTTAAACGAAATCAATTTGGAGCAAATCCGTGCAAACCTCTTACAAGAATCTTTTAGTATGTGTGTGATAGATTCTATCCAAACGCTCTATGCGCCCGATATTTCAAGTGCGCCGGGCTCGGTTACGCAGGTGCGCGAGATTACTTTTTCACTTATGCGTTTGGCAAAGGAGCGCAATATCGCAATTTTCATCATCGGGCATATCACCAAAGAAGGCTCAATCGCTGGTCCGCGCGTGTTGGAGCATATGGTTGATTGCGTGCTGTATTTTGAGGGCGATCCAAGCAGGGAGCTTAGAATCTTGCGAGGCTTTAAAAATCGCTTTGGCGCAACAAGTGAAATAGGGATTTTTGAACTCAAAGAAAATGGGCTCATCAGCGCAAAAAACGCCTCAAAGCTCTTTTTCTCACAGCGACAATCACGCGCAGGGAGCGCAATCAGTGTGATTTTGGAGGGCTCAAGGGCACTTGTGATTGAAATACAAGCTTTGGTGAGTGAAAGCAGTTTTGGCAATCCTAAGCGCTCTTGTACGGGCTTTGACACAAATCGTCTCAATATGCTTTTAGCCCTTTTGGAGCGCAAAATGGAAATCCCACTCAATCGCTATGATGTTTTTATCAATGTTACAGGCGGGATTAAGATAAACGAGACGAGTGCGGATTTAGCCGTGATTGCCTCTATCATTTCAAGCTTCCGCAATCGCGCACTAAGCAATAAAACTGCCTTTATTGGCGAAGTGAGCCTCATAGGCGACATACGAGAAACGCACAATATCGACACGCGCTTAAAAGAACTAGAAAGCTATGGCTTTGAAAAAGTCGTGCTTCCCAAAAAACCCACGCAAAAAATGCAAATCAAATGCTTTGAAGCCACAGAAGTCAATCAAATCGTAGAATGGATGTAG
- a CDS encoding class I SAM-dependent methyltransferase, with translation MRGGGNKIQITHIEPYPSRLLSLLRPHERKNITLYAKGLQEIPLSLFESLESGDVLFVDSSHVCKANSDVNLLFFEILPRLQNGVYIHFHDIIYPFDYPKEWLLERRGWNEAYMLRTFLEFNPNFKIVFFSSMLGMLYPQKLIDSLPHCQNLFWE, from the coding sequence ATGAGGGGGGGGGGCAATAAAATACAAATAACACATATTGAACCTTATCCATCGCGACTTCTCTCACTTCTTAGACCGCACGAACGAAAAAATATCACACTCTATGCCAAAGGCTTACAAGAAATCCCACTTTCTCTTTTTGAAAGCTTAGAATCTGGAGATGTTCTCTTTGTGGATTCTTCACATGTATGCAAGGCAAATTCTGATGTAAATTTATTATTTTTTGAAATTTTACCGCGATTGCAAAATGGCGTATATATTCACTTTCACGATATTATCTATCCTTTTGATTATCCTAAAGAATGGCTTTTAGAGCGTAGAGGGTGGAATGAAGCCTATATGTTGAGGACATTTTTAGAGTTTAATCCAAATTTTAAGATAGTATTTTTCTCTTCAATGCTTGGTATGCTCTACCCTCAAAAACTCATAGATTCTCTCCCCCATTGCCAAAACCTATTCTGGGAGTAG
- the typA gene encoding translational GTPase TypA, translating to MQNIRNIAVIAHVDHGKTTLVDGLLHQSGTFSQREQIDERVMDSNDLERERGITILSKNTAINYKGTKINIIDTPGHADFGGEVERVLKMVDGVLLLVDAQEGVMPQTKFVVKKALSFGIRPIVVVNKIDKPAATPDKVVDEVFDLFVAMGASDFQLDFPVVYAAARDGYAIKELGDEKKDLEPLFEAILEFVPAPSGSSDNPLQMQIFTLDYDNYVGKIGIARVFNGVVKKGANVMLAKGDGEKETGRITKLIGFLGLARTEIESAEAGDIVAIAGFNAIDVGDSVVDPANPMPLDPMHLEEPTMSVYFAVNDSPLAGLEGKHVTANKIKDRLLKEMQTNIAMRCEEMGEGKFRVSGRGELQITILAENLRREGFEFSISRPEVIIKEIDGVKCEPFEHLVIDTPQDFSGSIIERLGKRKAEMKAMNPMNDGYTRLEFEIPARGLIGYRSEFLTDTKGEGIMNHSFLEFRPYSGNVESRKNGALISMENGETTGFSLFNIQERGVLFVGAQTKVYVGMVIGEHSRDNDLDVNPVKSKHLTNMRASGSDEAIKLTPPRDLTLERALEWIEDDEILEITPQNIRIRKKILEPNQRKRAKK from the coding sequence ATGCAAAATATTCGTAATATCGCTGTAATCGCCCATGTTGATCACGGCAAAACAACCTTAGTAGATGGATTATTACACCAATCTGGCACATTTAGCCAGAGAGAGCAAATTGATGAGCGGGTTATGGATTCTAACGACTTGGAGAGGGAGCGGGGTATCACCATACTTTCTAAAAACACAGCTATAAATTATAAGGGAACAAAAATTAACATTATCGACACTCCCGGACACGCAGACTTCGGTGGGGAGGTCGAGCGCGTGCTTAAAATGGTCGATGGGGTGTTATTGCTTGTTGATGCACAAGAAGGCGTAATGCCACAGACAAAATTTGTCGTCAAAAAAGCTCTTAGCTTTGGAATCCGCCCAATTGTCGTGGTAAATAAAATCGATAAACCTGCCGCTACGCCAGACAAAGTCGTCGATGAAGTGTTTGATTTGTTTGTAGCGATGGGGGCGAGCGATTTTCAGCTAGATTTCCCCGTAGTTTATGCCGCAGCACGTGATGGCTATGCGATAAAAGAATTAGGAGATGAAAAAAAAGACCTTGAGCCGCTTTTTGAGGCGATTTTGGAGTTTGTCCCAGCCCCTAGCGGTAGCTCTGATAATCCATTGCAAATGCAAATTTTCACATTAGATTATGATAACTATGTGGGCAAAATTGGCATTGCGCGCGTTTTTAATGGTGTGGTAAAAAAGGGCGCAAATGTAATGCTAGCAAAAGGTGATGGTGAAAAAGAGACGGGGCGCATTACCAAGCTTATAGGATTTTTAGGGCTTGCGCGCACAGAGATAGAATCTGCAGAGGCAGGTGATATTGTAGCAATTGCCGGATTTAACGCTATTGATGTGGGAGATTCTGTGGTTGATCCTGCTAATCCTATGCCACTTGACCCAATGCACTTAGAAGAGCCCACAATGAGCGTGTATTTTGCGGTAAATGACAGCCCGCTAGCGGGGTTAGAGGGCAAACATGTAACGGCGAATAAAATCAAAGATAGACTTTTAAAAGAAATGCAGACTAATATTGCTATGCGCTGTGAGGAAATGGGTGAGGGGAAATTCCGCGTTTCAGGGCGCGGAGAGCTGCAAATCACTATCTTGGCTGAAAATCTGCGACGCGAAGGCTTTGAGTTTAGCATATCTCGCCCAGAAGTGATTATTAAAGAAATCGATGGCGTGAAATGTGAGCCCTTTGAACATCTAGTGATTGATACACCTCAAGATTTTAGTGGGAGCATTATCGAGAGATTAGGCAAGCGCAAGGCTGAAATGAAAGCGATGAACCCAATGAATGATGGTTATACGCGTTTGGAGTTTGAAATCCCTGCGCGAGGGCTGATTGGCTATCGTAGCGAGTTTTTGACCGATACTAAGGGTGAGGGTATTATGAATCATAGCTTTTTAGAATTTCGCCCTTATAGCGGGAATGTGGAGTCGCGCAAAAATGGCGCTCTTATCTCTATGGAAAATGGCGAGACGACAGGATTCTCACTTTTTAATATCCAAGAACGTGGTGTGCTGTTTGTAGGAGCACAAACTAAGGTGTATGTGGGAATGGTGATAGGCGAACATAGTCGCGATAATGACCTGGACGTCAATCCTGTAAAAAGCAAACATTTAACAAATATGCGCGCTAGTGGAAGTGATGAAGCAATCAAGCTTACGCCACCGCGAGACTTGACGCTGGAGCGCGCATTAGAGTGGATAGAAGATGATGAGATTCTAGAGATAACACCGCAAAACATCAGAATCCGCAAAAAAATCCTAGAACCAAATCAGAGAAAGAGGGCAAAGAAATAA
- a CDS encoding fumarate reductase iron-sulfur subunit, with protein sequence MSATQQQEKGRILTIRALKFDPQSAVSKPHFREYKIQEAHSMTIFIALNMIREHQDPDLSFDFVCRAGICGSCGMMINGRPRLACRTLTKDLPDVITLLPLPAFKLIKDLSVNTGVWFEGMTKRVEGWIHSQKEVDIAKIEEPIEPEVAQEVFELDRCIECGCCIASCATKVMREDFIGAAGMNRVMRFMIDPHDERTNEDFYELVGNDNGVFGCMSLIACHDVCPKELPLQSKIAYLRRKMVAVGMSK encoded by the coding sequence ATGAGTGCAACACAACAACAAGAAAAAGGAAGGATTCTGACCATTAGGGCACTGAAATTTGATCCACAAAGCGCAGTTTCAAAGCCACATTTCCGTGAATATAAAATCCAAGAGGCACACTCTATGACGATTTTTATCGCGCTAAATATGATTAGGGAACATCAAGATCCGGATTTGAGCTTTGACTTTGTATGTCGCGCTGGGATTTGTGGAAGTTGTGGAATGATGATTAATGGGCGTCCGCGCCTTGCTTGCCGCACACTTACAAAAGATTTGCCTGATGTGATTACGCTTTTGCCTTTGCCAGCATTTAAACTTATTAAAGATTTAAGTGTTAATACAGGCGTGTGGTTTGAAGGTATGACAAAGCGTGTGGAAGGCTGGATACATTCTCAAAAAGAAGTGGATATTGCAAAAATTGAAGAGCCAATTGAGCCTGAAGTCGCGCAAGAAGTCTTTGAGCTTGATAGATGTATCGAGTGTGGTTGCTGTATCGCTAGCTGTGCGACAAAGGTAATGCGCGAAGATTTCATCGGCGCTGCGGGTATGAATAGGGTGATGCGCTTTATGATTGACCCACACGATGAGCGCACAAACGAGGATTTTTATGAGCTTGTGGGTAATGATAATGGTGTATTTGGCTGTATGAGTCTTATTGCTTGCCACGATGTGTGTCCAAAAGAGTTGCCATTACAAAGCAAAATCGCTTATTTGCGCCGTAAAATGGTAGCGGTGGGTATGAGTAAGTAA
- a CDS encoding fumarate reductase flavoprotein subunit — protein MKVIYCDALIIGGGLAGLRASIATKQRGLSTIVLSLVPVKRSHSAAAQGGMQASLGNSKMSEGDNEDLHFADTVKGSDWGCDQDVARMFVTTAPKAIRELAAWGVPWTRIQKGDRTAIINAQKTTITEEEFRHGYIHSRDFGGTKKWRTCYTADATGHTMLYAVANEAYKNGVEIQDRKEALSLIHKDGKCYGAVVRDLVDGSLCAYVAKGTLIATGGYGRIYKNTTNAVICEGTGLAIAMESGVAKLGNMEAVQFHPTPLFPSGILLTEGCRGDGGILRDVDGYRFMPDYEPEKKELASRDVVSRRMIQRIREGKGVKSPYGEHLWLDISILGREHIERNLRDVQDICKVFAGIDPADEGRKGWAPVKPMQHYSMGGIRTNYQGHSYLQGLFAAGEAACWDLHGFNRLGGNSVSEAVVSGMIIGDYFAQYCESTETDINTATIESFVKKQNDYLASLLNNSGSEDVYVLKNAMKGIMEEDVGIFRDGKGLEDAVKRLEELYKRSKNIQVKNKKLHDNPELEDAYRVPKMLKIALCVALGALQRTESRGAHTREDFPKRDDLNWLKRTLTSWEDPNQTLPTVTYEELNIAKMEIAPGFRGYGAKGMIIEHPQSALRQAEIEQITSAIQEKGGDRYALQEALMPFELQACFKARNQRLGDK, from the coding sequence ATGAAAGTAATATATTGTGATGCCTTGATTATTGGAGGCGGATTAGCGGGCTTGAGAGCGTCTATTGCCACAAAGCAAAGAGGCTTAAGCACCATAGTTTTAAGCTTAGTTCCCGTGAAAAGAAGCCACTCTGCCGCAGCACAGGGTGGTATGCAAGCAAGCTTAGGAAATTCAAAAATGAGTGAGGGTGATAATGAAGACTTGCACTTCGCTGACACGGTGAAAGGGAGCGATTGGGGTTGCGATCAAGATGTAGCAAGAATGTTTGTCACTACCGCCCCAAAGGCAATCCGCGAGTTGGCAGCGTGGGGCGTGCCATGGACGAGAATCCAAAAAGGCGATAGAACGGCTATCATCAACGCACAAAAAACCACAATCACTGAAGAGGAGTTTCGACACGGCTACATTCACTCGCGCGACTTTGGCGGGACGAAAAAATGGCGCACATGCTACACTGCGGACGCCACAGGACATACGATGCTTTATGCAGTGGCAAATGAAGCCTATAAAAATGGCGTAGAAATACAAGACAGAAAAGAAGCCCTAAGCCTCATTCACAAAGATGGCAAATGCTATGGCGCGGTGGTAAGAGATTTAGTCGATGGCTCACTTTGCGCGTATGTGGCAAAAGGCACATTGATTGCCACAGGGGGCTATGGGAGAATCTACAAAAACACCACAAATGCCGTCATTTGCGAAGGCACAGGACTAGCTATCGCAATGGAAAGTGGCGTGGCAAAGTTAGGAAATATGGAAGCGGTGCAATTCCACCCAACACCTCTTTTCCCAAGTGGGATTTTGCTAACTGAAGGTTGTCGCGGTGATGGCGGGATTTTACGTGATGTAGATGGATACCGCTTTATGCCAGATTATGAACCAGAGAAAAAAGAGCTAGCAAGTCGCGATGTCGTCTCTCGTAGAATGATTCAAAGAATCCGCGAGGGCAAGGGTGTAAAATCACCTTATGGTGAGCATTTGTGGCTTGATATTTCAATTCTTGGGCGTGAGCATATCGAGCGCAATTTGCGCGATGTGCAAGATATTTGTAAGGTTTTCGCAGGCATTGATCCAGCAGATGAGGGCAGGAAAGGCTGGGCACCGGTAAAACCGATGCAACACTACTCAATGGGCGGAATCCGCACAAATTATCAAGGACATAGTTATCTGCAAGGGCTTTTTGCTGCAGGTGAGGCTGCATGCTGGGATTTGCATGGATTTAATAGACTTGGTGGAAACTCTGTGAGTGAAGCGGTTGTGAGCGGTATGATTATTGGGGATTATTTCGCGCAATATTGCGAGAGCACGGAAACTGATATTAACACAGCCACAATAGAATCTTTTGTTAAAAAACAAAATGATTATCTCGCAAGCCTCCTTAATAACTCGGGCAGTGAAGATGTGTATGTGTTAAAAAATGCGATGAAAGGGATTATGGAAGAAGACGTGGGGATTTTCCGTGATGGAAAGGGCTTAGAAGATGCGGTGAAACGCTTAGAAGAGTTGTATAAACGCAGTAAAAATATTCAAGTTAAAAATAAAAAGCTCCACGATAATCCAGAGCTAGAAGACGCCTACCGCGTGCCAAAAATGCTAAAAATCGCGCTTTGTGTTGCACTTGGTGCGTTGCAAAGGACAGAATCTAGGGGTGCGCATACACGCGAGGATTTCCCAAAACGTGATGATTTAAATTGGCTCAAGCGCACACTTACTTCGTGGGAAGACCCAAATCAGACTTTGCCAACGGTGACTTATGAGGAGCTTAATATTGCAAAAATGGAAATTGCTCCGGGCTTTAGAGGTTATGGTGCAAAGGGAATGATTATCGAGCATCCGCAAAGTGCTTTGCGTCAAGCTGAAATCGAGCAAATTACAAGCGCTATCCAAGAAAAAGGTGGCGATAGATATGCCTTGCAAGAAGCTCTTATGCCTTTCGAACTGCAAGCGTGCTTTAAGGCAAGAAATCAACGATTAGGAGATAAATAA
- a CDS encoding fumarate reductase cytochrome b subunit, with product MREEKVIESYTGVTPERKKSRMPAILDFWQSATGLFLGVFMLAHLLFVSSILLGKEAMYAITKFFEGSFIFGEGKPIIVSCIVAIVIIALVAHAFLAIRKFPINYKQFLALRVHKDLMKHGDTTYWAIQATTGFAIFFLAMPHVFIMLTQPENIGPSASSYRFVHQDFWLLFIFLLFAVELHGSIGLYRLCIKWGWFEGLGIKTLRAIKLAVTVVCLALGVLSYASYVKIGLSLDPNKSIQEYRILDEHTRGKGA from the coding sequence ATGCGCGAAGAGAAAGTCATTGAGAGTTACACAGGGGTAACGCCTGAGCGCAAGAAAAGCAGAATGCCTGCGATTCTGGATTTTTGGCAAAGTGCTACGGGGCTATTTTTGGGAGTGTTTATGTTGGCACATTTGCTTTTTGTCTCAAGCATTTTGCTTGGAAAAGAAGCAATGTATGCGATTACGAAGTTTTTTGAAGGAAGCTTTATTTTTGGTGAGGGCAAACCTATCATTGTTTCGTGTATCGTTGCAATTGTTATTATCGCACTTGTGGCGCATGCATTTTTAGCGATTAGGAAGTTTCCGATTAACTACAAGCAGTTTTTGGCGTTGCGCGTGCATAAAGATTTGATGAAGCACGGAGACACGACTTATTGGGCGATTCAGGCGACGACTGGATTTGCGATATTTTTCCTTGCAATGCCACATGTCTTTATTATGCTTACACAGCCAGAAAACATCGGACCTAGCGCGTCTTCTTATCGCTTCGTGCATCAAGATTTTTGGCTACTTTTTATTTTCTTGCTTTTTGCTGTTGAGTTGCACGGCTCAATTGGGCTGTATCGACTTTGTATTAAATGGGGTTGGTTTGAAGGATTAGGAATTAAAACCTTGCGCGCGATTAAACTTGCCGTTACTGTCGTTTGCTTAGCGCTTGGGGTTCTCTCTTATGCCTCGTATGTCAAAATCGGGCTAAGCCTAGATCCAAACAAAAGCATTCAAGAATACAGAATTCTCGATGAGCACACACGAGGGAAAGGAGCATAA
- a CDS encoding ABC transporter ATP-binding protein, with the protein MKVLIHFFQRYLPYMRGHKVSFFIALCGTLLTAACTAGIAYLIEPLLGSLSGKIPENVPLINFETMANNNLLAIAMPVAIVVVYLGKAGGNYIQSYFMNFIGQDIVRQMRDRMLTHMLSLELSFFNKMRGGELMSRITNDIGIIRSAVSNYITDIIREITTIAGLIFVVFYQSPKLAVIGLIVMPLAIIPINMIIRKMKKYARNLQEKNADITSKLTEIFNNVEIIKASNGEKLEVEHFSNQNKQFLKVSMKAVRVGELTTPLMEFLGALALASIVYIATIDINAGKFSAEEFASFAGALVMIFTPLKRLVNLWGGMQSALVASDRIFEVLNREPNITDGALQLKKPIETIELKNASFSYEEQAHALKSVSLTFKRDEVSALVGKSGSGKSTLVNLILRLYDCQNGEVLINNENIKNYTQQSLRENIAIVTQRIFIFNDTIAKNVAYGLELDEAKVIEALKSAQMYDFVKQMPQGIHTMLDEFGTNLSGGQRQRIAIARALYRNPDILILDEVTSALDSQTEDLIKQSISLTRKGKIIILIAHRPSTIELANNVIEINQGKVVRIHKQK; encoded by the coding sequence ATGAAAGTCCTTATACATTTTTTTCAACGCTATTTGCCCTATATGCGCGGGCATAAGGTGTCTTTTTTTATCGCGCTGTGCGGGACATTGCTAACGGCTGCTTGCACGGCTGGCATTGCGTATTTGATAGAGCCATTGCTTGGCTCACTAAGTGGGAAGATTCCAGAAAATGTACCATTGATTAACTTTGAAACTATGGCAAATAACAATCTTTTAGCAATTGCAATGCCTGTGGCGATTGTGGTGGTGTATTTGGGCAAGGCTGGGGGAAACTATATCCAAAGCTACTTTATGAATTTCATTGGGCAGGATATTGTGCGTCAAATGCGCGATAGAATGCTAACGCATATGCTAAGTCTTGAGCTAAGTTTTTTTAACAAAATGCGCGGTGGTGAGCTGATGAGCCGTATCACCAATGATATTGGGATTATCCGCAGTGCGGTTTCAAACTACATAACCGATATCATTAGAGAGATTACCACGATTGCGGGGCTTATTTTTGTGGTATTTTATCAAAGTCCAAAGCTTGCGGTTATCGGGCTTATTGTGATGCCTTTGGCCATTATCCCTATAAATATGATTATCCGCAAGATGAAAAAATACGCGCGCAATTTGCAGGAAAAAAACGCGGATATTACCTCCAAGCTCACAGAGATTTTTAATAATGTAGAAATTATCAAAGCAAGCAATGGTGAAAAGCTTGAAGTGGAGCATTTCTCAAACCAAAACAAGCAGTTTTTAAAGGTGAGTATGAAAGCCGTGCGCGTGGGCGAGCTCACTACGCCTTTAATGGAGTTTTTAGGCGCGCTTGCCCTTGCAAGCATTGTGTATATCGCCACAATTGACATTAATGCGGGGAAATTTAGTGCTGAAGAATTTGCCTCTTTTGCAGGTGCGCTGGTGATGATTTTCACACCATTAAAGCGCCTTGTTAATCTTTGGGGTGGTATGCAGAGCGCACTTGTGGCAAGCGATAGAATCTTTGAGGTGCTAAACAGAGAACCAAATATAACTGATGGAGCGTTGCAACTAAAAAAACCAATAGAGACTATTGAGTTGAAAAATGCGAGCTTTAGCTACGAAGAGCAAGCACATGCGCTAAAAAGCGTAAGCCTTACTTTCAAGCGTGATGAAGTAAGTGCGTTGGTGGGAAAATCTGGCAGTGGAAAAAGCACTTTGGTAAATCTTATCTTGCGTTTGTATGATTGCCAAAATGGCGAAGTGCTTATTAATAATGAAAATATCAAAAACTACACACAGCAAAGCCTGCGCGAAAATATCGCCATTGTCACGCAGAGAATCTTTATTTTCAACGACACCATTGCAAAAAATGTCGCCTATGGGTTGGAGCTAGATGAAGCTAAAGTGATAGAGGCACTCAAAAGTGCGCAGATGTATGATTTTGTCAAGCAAATGCCACAGGGAATCCACACGATGCTTGATGAATTTGGCACAAATCTAAGTGGCGGACAGCGTCAAAGAATAGCTATCGCGCGCGCGTTATATCGCAACCCAGATATTTTAATCTTAGATGAAGTCACAAGCGCGCTAGATTCTCAAACCGAAGATTTAATCAAACAATCTATAAGTCTCACGCGCAAGGGCAAAATCATCATTCTTATCGCGCATCGCCCAAGCACCATAGAGCTCGCAAATAATGTCATTGAAATAAATCAAGGCAAAGTAGTGAGAATCCATAAGCAAAAATAG
- a CDS encoding heavy-metal-associated domain-containing protein has product MTKIFQVEGMRCQKCVDKIEKFVGEIEGIQRVQVNLSAHSVEVDYELPADGGQIKEAILDSGFDVK; this is encoded by the coding sequence ATGACAAAGATATTTCAAGTTGAAGGTATGCGTTGCCAAAAATGCGTTGATAAGATTGAAAAATTTGTGGGTGAAATTGAAGGAATACAGAGAGTCCAAGTTAATTTAAGTGCGCATAGTGTGGAAGTTGATTATGAGCTTCCAGCAGATGGGGGGCAAATTAAAGAAGCGATTTTAGATTCTGGTTTTGATGTGAAATAG
- the rpmE gene encoding 50S ribosomal protein L31, which yields MKKGIHPQYVPCKVTCVTSGKEVEVLSTKPTLRIDISSFCHPFYTGSDKIADATGRVEKFRQKYNLK from the coding sequence ATGAAAAAAGGAATCCACCCACAATATGTTCCCTGCAAGGTTACTTGCGTAACAAGTGGCAAAGAAGTAGAAGTGCTTAGCACAAAGCCAACGCTAAGAATTGATATTTCTAGCTTTTGCCACCCATTCTACACAGGAAGCGACAAAATTGCCGATGCGACAGGTCGCGTAGAGAAATTCCGCCAAAAATACAACCTCAAATAA